From the genome of Streptomyces sp. SID8374:
GTCCGCCACGAGATCCCGGTCGGCCGACTCGCCGGAGACGATCCGCAGGTAGTTGTCCCGGCGTTCGCGGGCCCAGCCCTCGCGGTCCGCGCCGACATCGTGGGCCGTGGTGCGGCGGTTGGCGCGCACGTCCACGGTGGAGGGGGTGCGCTGGAAGACCAGGACGTGCCCGGCGTCCTCGGCCAGCTTCGGTATGACCTGGATGCCCGTGGCTCCCGTGCCGACGACGCCCACCCGCTTGCCCGCGAGGCCGGTCATGCCGCCCTCCGGAGTGCCGCCGGTGTAGGCGTAGTCCCACCGCGAGGTGTGGAACGTATGGCCCTCGAACTCCTCGATGCCGGGGATCCCGGGGAGTTTCGGCTCGGAGAGGGTGCCGGTCGCGGTGACGACGTACGTGGCCCGGAACGCGTCCCCGCGGTCGGTGGCCACGATCCACGCCTCCGACTCCTCGTCCCAGGTCAGGGAGGTGACCCCGGTGGAGAAGAGGGCGTCCGGACCGAGGGAGAACTTTTCCGCGATCCGCACCGCGTGGCGGCGTATCTCCTCACCGGGGGAGTATTTCCACTCCGGTACGTAGCCGGTCTCGTCCAGCATCGGCAGGTAGACGTGCGACTCGATGTCGCAGTGGACGCCCGGGTACCGGTTCCAGTACCAGGTGCCCCCGAAACCGCCTCCCTTCTCGACGATCCGGATGCGCTCCACACCCCGCTGCCGTAACCGCGCCCCCGCCAGGATGCCGCCGAAACCACCGCCGACCACGGCGACATCGACCGTGTCGTGCAGCGGCTCCCGCTCGGTCGGCTCGGTGTACGGGTCGTCGGCGTAGTAGCCGAACTCGGCGTCGGTGGCGCGGTATTGGCGGTTGCCGTCGGGCCGGACGCGCCGCTCGCGTTCGATGCGGTAGCGCTGCCGCAGAGCCTCCAGCTCTTCGGGGTCCGGTATGTGAGGAGTCGTCATGCGGGGCCTCGATCCTGCCGGTCGAACCGTCCCGGGGCGAACGGTCATCGGCTACGGTAACAATAACCGGACAGTGGTGTCCGGTTGGAACGCGGGTACGGCACGGCATTCGGCCACAGCGCGTGAAGGTGAACTGCCCGGCCGGCCGCACCCGCACACAGCGGACAGGAAGAGTGATTCCTCCATGCGTCGACTCCCGCCCCGAGCCCTCGCCGCCCTCGCCACGGCCGGCCTGCTGACCCTCGCCGGATGCGGTACGGAGACCGGGGACCCCGGTGGTCCGACGGCGGCCGGTGACGGTGCCAGGACCATCCGGGCCCAGCAGGTCATGCAGCTGACACGGACACACGAAGAGACCGGGATGACCCTGCTGGAGGGCCCGGCCTTCCACCCGGACGGCGGCCTGTTCGTCGTCGACGTCACCGCGCCCGAGGGCAAGCCCAAGGTCATGCGGGTCGATGTACGGAAGAAGACGGTGCGGGCCGTCCACACCGACGGCCGAGGGGCCTACACCTCGGCCCAGTTCAGCCCGTACGACGGGCGGCTCTATCTCACCGACTACGCCCACGGCGAGATCGTGAGCCTCGCACCGGACGGCAGCGATCCGCGCACCTTCTTCTCCGGCGAGGTCGACGGAGCACGGATGAACCCGGACGACATCGCCTTCGACGAGGAGGGCCACCTGTACGTCAGCGACTCACGCGGCCTGTCCGAGGGAGCGGAGCACGGGCGGGTCGTGCGCGTCGACCGCGACGGCGCGAAGGCGACCGTGCTGGCCGACAACCTGGCGGCGACGAACGGCATCTCGTTCGACGAGGAGTACCGCGGTCTGTGGATCAGCGAGCTGACGCAGAACCGGATCTCGTACCTGCGCCTCGGTGGAGGCGGTCAAGGCAGTGAGGTCACCTCCCGGCACACCGCGATCCGCGTCGACGGCGGGATCGCCCAGACCGACTCGATCGCCGTGGACGCGGACGGCAACCTCTACCAGGGCCTCCACGGCCGCCCCGCGATCCTCGTGTACGACAAGCACGGCGAGCGCCTGGCGACGGTCGAAGTCCCTGCCCGCACCGAGGGACTCGACTCGGCGACGAACGTGGCGATCACCCCCGGCGGAACCAGGGCGTACATGACCGTCAGCGGCCCCGGTGGGGGATACCTCTACGCCTTCGACGCCCTGGGGAAGGGCACCCGCCAGTCGAACGGCGGGTGACAGCCGCTGACGCCGGTCACCCGTCGAAGGGCCGCAGCGGCCCCACCTCGACGCCGAGCAGCCGCCAGGCCGCCAGTGCCCGGCGCTCCCGCTCCGCACGGGTGGGGCCGGTCACGGCGCCCGAGACCATGGCGACCGCGAGCACGAGGTCGTCCGACGCCCCCAGCCGATGGCCGTCCGGCAGGTGCTCCCGCAGACTCCGCTCGACCCGCTCCGACAGGGCCGAGGCGGAGGCGTGGATACCGTCCGGGCGGCCGCCCGTCCGGTCGGCGTGCAGGAGGCCGATGAACGCCGCCGACTCCGTCAGATGCCACGTCAGCACACCGAGCACACCGGCCAGGGTGGCGCCCGCGGCCGCGGCCGCCTGCTCCACCTCCCGTACGTTCTCCTCCAGCACGGCGTTCGCCACGGCCGCCCGGTCAGGAAAGTGCCGGTAGAGAACGCCCTGCCCGACCCCGGCCCGACGGGCGATCCCGGAGAGCGGTGCGTCCAGACCGTGCTCCGCGTAGACCTCGCGGGCGGCGGCGATCAGGGCCGCCCGATTGCGCGCGGCGGCCTTCGGCCCGTCGTTCGCGGGCCGTTTCTCCTCCGCCGTGGGGTGCTGCGTCACGTCGGAAGGGTACCGGCCGGGCCGGATGACCGTCGGCCCACCGGTGACGGCCCGTCCGCCCGCACCCGCTACCGCCCGGGCCTCCGCACGAAGAACTCGTTGCCGTCGGGGTCCAGCATCAGCACGCGGCCGTCGTCGCCCTCGCCGGCGTCCGGGCGGGTCGCGCCGAGCGCGACCAGGCGGGCGACCTCCGCCTCCCGGTCGGTGCCGGAGGGGAGCGCCAGCTCGAAGGAGAGCCTGTTCGGACCCGCCTTCGGCGCCACCGGCGGCCCGCCCCAGGTGATCTTCGCACCACCGTCCGGCGACTGGATCGCGGTCTCCTCGTCCTGGTCCCAGACCAGCGGCCAGTGCAGCGCCGCGCTCCAGAAGTAGCCGACGTCCTGCGTACCGTCGCAGGCCAGCGCCCCGATGGAGCCGGTGTCGGCGAGGAACGTGTTGCCCGCCTCGATGACACAGAACTCGTTGCCGTCCGGATCGGCGAGCACCACATGCCCGTCCTCGGGCAGCTGACCCACGTCGATGTGGCTCCCGCCGTGCTCCAACGCCCTGGCGACCGTGCGCCCCTGGTCCTCCGGGGACGCGCTCGTCAGGTCGAAGTGCGCCCGGTTCCGGCCGGTCTTCGGCTCCTGGCCGGGCAGAAAGCGGATGCGGAACCCGGCGCCGTCAGGGGGCAGGAGCGCGGCGTCCTCGCCCTGACCCCCGGCCGGCTCCCAGCCCAGGACCCCGGACCAGAACCGGGCCAGCTCCGACGGCCGGTTCGCCCGGAAACAGATCGCGAACAGCTGACTGGTCATACCCCGTGCATCTCCGATCCACCGACGGCCGCTCCGGCCTCTGTGACGCGGGCGCAGCTCAGGGACCGACGTGCGGCGTCCGCATCCGGGTTTCCGTGGCGGGAGCAGTCCGGTACGACGCTGATCACGCGGAAGGGAACGGGCATCCCTTCACAGCGCCCGCTCTCCGGCCAGCAGCAGTTCGGGCGGGGCGGTGAGTTCACGGCCGAGCAGGGTACGGAGCACCGCGTAGCCGCCCGCGTCCCCGGCGAGGACTCCGCCGAGCAGGGTCCGGCCGTCCGGAGCCAGGACCAGCTTGCCGTACGTGTCGGCGGCGCGGTCCTCGCGTACGAACTCCATGGCCCCCTCGGTCCGGGCGTGGACGTCGCCGAAGCCCGCGACCTCCACGCCCAGCAGCTTGAGCTTCGCCGACATGTCCGCACCGGGGAAGACGGCGGACGGCGAGCCCAGCAGCTGACGCGCGACCGCCTCCGCCATGCGGTACCCGGGTGCGGCGAGGCCGTAACAGCGGCCGAGCACCGCAGCGCATTCCCCCACGGCCCACACGCGCCCGTCCGCCGTACGGCACCGCTCGTCCACCAGGAACCCACCGCGCCCGGCGCGTTCGAGCCCGGCCGGCCCGGCCAGCTCGTCGCGCGGGCGCACCCCTGCGGCGAACACGACCGTGGAGGCGGCCAGTTCGGTGCCGTCCGACAGGGTGACCGCCCGCACCCGGCCGTCGGGCCCGGCGTCGAGAGAGACGAGACCGCGACCGCAGTGCACGCCCACCCCCAGCTCACCCACGAGCCGTCCGAGGACCCGGCCGCCGCCCTCGTCGACCTGGAGGGGCATGAGGTGCGGTGCCATCTCCACGACGTGCGGCCGCGCCCCGAGCAGCCGCAGCGCCCGCGCGGCCTCAAGACCCAGCAGGCCGCCGCCGATGACGACACCGGGTTCCCCAGGTCGCACGGCGGCCCGGAGCGCGTCGAGGTCCTCGATCGTCCGGTAGGTGAAGCAGCCGGGGAGGTCCCGGCCGGGCACGGGCGGCACGAACGGGCGGGATCCGGTGGCCAGGACGAGCGCGTCGTACCGGAGGACGGTGCCGTCGGCGCAGGTCACCGTGCGGGCTCCGCGATCGATGAGGACCGCCCTGGTGTTCAGCCGCAGGTCCACCAGCGGGTCGGTGCGCAGCAGGGGCGTGGTGAGGTCGAGGTCGGCGGCGGACTTCCCGTCGAGGTACGAGGACAGGGCGACGCGGTCGTAGGCGGGCCGCGGCTCCTCCGCCGCGACCACGATCCGCCACCGCCCCGCCCGGTCACCCGCCCGGACCTCCTCGACCAGCCGGTGCCCGGCCATCCCGTGGCCGACGACGACCAGGACGGATGTCATGCGCCGGCTCCTTCCGCGACCGGGTCACCGGCCCCCGCCACGCCGGGGCGGCCGTTCCCCGATCCGTCTCGCAGGTCCGTCTCGCAGATCCGGCGGACAACCTCCGTACAGCTGCCGCAGCCCGTGGTGGCCCTGGTCGCCACGGCGATGGCGGGAAGGTCACGCGCGCCCTGCCCCCACGCCCGCTCCAGGTTCTTCCGGGTGACGTTGTTGCACTGGCACACCACCGCCGTGTCCGGGAGCGCCCCGGAGCTCGCGTACTCCTCGTCCGTGCCCAGCAGCAGGGCGAGCCGGTCCGGGGGCAGCGGACGGTCCTCCGCGTACAGCCGGCCGACGGTGGCGACGGCCCGGTCCAGGCCCACCAGAATCCCCGCGTGCACCCGGCCGTCGCGCAGGACGAGGCGCCCGTACCGCCCGCCGGCGGGGTCGGACAGCACCACCTGCTCGTCGTCGCCCGGGGCGTCCAGCGCCCCCGGCGGACCCAGGATCGCGAGCGCGGGCAGCCGGGGCCGGACGACGGGGTGCCGGGAGGGCCGCAGGCGGCCGTCGCCGCCGCAGAGCGTCCGGGCCAGGGCGTCCGCCTGGTCCCAGGCGGACGTGAGAGTGGAGTGGTGGCCGGGCCGCTGCTGCACGCAGTCGCCCAGGGCGTGGATGTACGGGTCGCTGGTACGCAGCCGGTCGTCCACGACGATGCCGTCACGGACGGCCAGTCCGGCGGTGCGGGCGAGACCCGTGTCGGGTTCGGTGCCGGTGCACAGGAGCAGGGTCCCGGCGGCCAGCGGCCGGACGTCGTCCAGGACGATCTTGCCGGGTTCCACGGCGACGACCCGCCGCCCGGTCTCCACCACCACGCCCGCTTCCCGGAGCACGGCCGTCACAAGGTCCCCGGCACGCGCGTCCAGCAGCCGGTGCATCGGGTGGGCGCCGGGGTGGACGAGGGTGACGTCGTGTCCGGCGCGGCCCAGCGCGTACGCGGTCTCGGTGCCCCGCAGCCCGCCGCCGACCACGATGACGGGCCCTCGGACGACCGGCCGGGCACCCAGGAGCGTGTGCGGGACCCGGATGTCGGGAGTGCTCCGCTCCCCGGCACCACCGGCGAGCCGCGGCAGGACCGGCCGGGAACCGGTGGCCAACACCAGGATGCCGTAGGGGTGTTCGGTGCCGTCGTCGCTCCGTACGAGACGGCGCCGAGGCTCCACCGTAGTGATCCGGCTACCCGTTCGGATCCGGACGCCCGGCGGGAGCGGTGCGAGCGTCAGAGCGTCGGCGGGCAGCGTTCCGTCGAGTACGGAGACCAACTGGCCCCGGTGGTACGCGGGGTCCGGCTCGGCGCCGAAGACGGTGACGGGCCCCCGCTGGCCGTGGTGGTGCAGGCGCTGGACCAGACGGTGGGCAGCGGGGCCGTAACCGACGACGGTGACCGCGCTCGTGCCGTCGAGGGTGGGGCCAGACATGCCGTCGACAGTGATCGCGGGCCTGCCGTCGACCGTGGTGGCGGTCATGCCGTGTACTCCCGGCAGGGCTCTACGCGTACGGCGCACACCTTGAACTCGGGCATGCCGCTGACCGGGTCGAGAGCCGGTCCGGTCAGCAGGTTGGCTCGTCCGGCGCCCGGGAAGTGGAAGGGCAGGAAGACGGTGTCGGTGCGCAGGGTGCGGACGAGGCGCACCCGGGCGACCGTGGAGCCGCGCGCCGAGGTGACCCGGGCCAGTTCACCGTCCCCCAGTCCGTAGTGGGCCGCCGTGCCGGGATGGATCTCGACGTGCGCCTCGGGTGCGGCGGCCATGAGCGCGGGTACGCGGCGGGTCTGGGCCCCCGACTGGTACTGGGCGAGCACCCGCCCGGTGGTGGCGTGGAGCGGGTAGCGGGCGTCGGGTGTCTCGGCGGCGTCGCGGTGCTCCACGGGGGCCAGGCGGGCCCGGCCGTCGGCGTGGGCGAACCGGTCGAGGAAGAGCCGGGGCGTGCCGGGGTGGTTCCCGTCGGCGGTGTCCGGGCAGGGCCAGTACAACGCCTCACCGGCGTCGAGGCGTTCGTAGCTGATGCCCGCGTAGTCGGCCCGGCCTCCGCTGGAGGCCCGGCGCAACTCGTCGAAGACCGTACGCGGCTCGGTGGGGAAGCGGTGGGCGGGCTGCCCGAGCCGCACCGCGAGGCCGTGCAGCACCTCCAGGTCGGTGCGGACGCCGGGGGGCGGGGCGAGGGCGGCCCGTCGGCGCAGGACGCGTCCTTCGAGGCTGGTCATCGTGCCCTCCTCCTCGGCCCACTGCGCCACGGGCAGGACCACGTCCGCCAGTTCGGTGGTCTCGGACGGCACCAGGTCCGCCACCACCAGCAGGTCGAGTGATGCCAGGCGCCGCGCTATGTGACCCGCGTTGGGGGCGGAGACCACCGGGTTCGAACCGAAGACCAGCAGGGCCCGGGGGCCGTCGGCGGTGCCCAGGGCGTCCAGGAGCTCGTACGCGCTCCGCCCGGGTCCGGGCAGGGAGTCCGGGTCGACCCCCCAGACCCCGGCGACATGGGCGCGGGCCGCCGGGTCGGTGATCATGCGGTACCCGGGGAGCTGGTCGGCCTTCTGGCCGTGCTCACGACCGCCCTGGCCGTTGCCCTGGCCGGTGAGACAGCCGTAACCGCTGCCCGGCCGCCCGGGCAGGCCGAGGGCGAGGGCCAGG
Proteins encoded in this window:
- a CDS encoding SMP-30/gluconolactonase/LRE family protein codes for the protein MRRLPPRALAALATAGLLTLAGCGTETGDPGGPTAAGDGARTIRAQQVMQLTRTHEETGMTLLEGPAFHPDGGLFVVDVTAPEGKPKVMRVDVRKKTVRAVHTDGRGAYTSAQFSPYDGRLYLTDYAHGEIVSLAPDGSDPRTFFSGEVDGARMNPDDIAFDEEGHLYVSDSRGLSEGAEHGRVVRVDRDGAKATVLADNLAATNGISFDEEYRGLWISELTQNRISYLRLGGGGQGSEVTSRHTAIRVDGGIAQTDSIAVDADGNLYQGLHGRPAILVYDKHGERLATVEVPARTEGLDSATNVAITPGGTRAYMTVSGPGGGYLYAFDALGKGTRQSNGG
- a CDS encoding VOC family protein produces the protein MTSQLFAICFRANRPSELARFWSGVLGWEPAGGQGEDAALLPPDGAGFRIRFLPGQEPKTGRNRAHFDLTSASPEDQGRTVARALEHGGSHIDVGQLPEDGHVVLADPDGNEFCVIEAGNTFLADTGSIGALACDGTQDVGYFWSAALHWPLVWDQDEETAIQSPDGGAKITWGGPPVAPKAGPNRLSFELALPSGTDREAEVARLVALGATRPDAGEGDDGRVLMLDPDGNEFFVRRPGR
- a CDS encoding FAD-dependent oxidoreductase translates to MTSVLVVVGHGMAGHRLVEEVRAGDRAGRWRIVVAAEEPRPAYDRVALSSYLDGKSAADLDLTTPLLRTDPLVDLRLNTRAVLIDRGARTVTCADGTVLRYDALVLATGSRPFVPPVPGRDLPGCFTYRTIEDLDALRAAVRPGEPGVVIGGGLLGLEAARALRLLGARPHVVEMAPHLMPLQVDEGGGRVLGRLVGELGVGVHCGRGLVSLDAGPDGRVRAVTLSDGTELAASTVVFAAGVRPRDELAGPAGLERAGRGGFLVDERCRTADGRVWAVGECAAVLGRCYGLAAPGYRMAEAVARQLLGSPSAVFPGADMSAKLKLLGVEVAGFGDVHARTEGAMEFVREDRAADTYGKLVLAPDGRTLLGGVLAGDAGGYAVLRTLLGRELTAPPELLLAGERAL
- a CDS encoding FAD-dependent oxidoreductase — protein: MTATTVDGRPAITVDGMSGPTLDGTSAVTVVGYGPAAHRLVQRLHHHGQRGPVTVFGAEPDPAYHRGQLVSVLDGTLPADALTLAPLPPGVRIRTGSRITTVEPRRRLVRSDDGTEHPYGILVLATGSRPVLPRLAGGAGERSTPDIRVPHTLLGARPVVRGPVIVVGGGLRGTETAYALGRAGHDVTLVHPGAHPMHRLLDARAGDLVTAVLREAGVVVETGRRVVAVEPGKIVLDDVRPLAAGTLLLCTGTEPDTGLARTAGLAVRDGIVVDDRLRTSDPYIHALGDCVQQRPGHHSTLTSAWDQADALARTLCGGDGRLRPSRHPVVRPRLPALAILGPPGALDAPGDDEQVVLSDPAGGRYGRLVLRDGRVHAGILVGLDRAVATVGRLYAEDRPLPPDRLALLLGTDEEYASSGALPDTAVVCQCNNVTRKNLERAWGQGARDLPAIAVATRATTGCGSCTEVVRRICETDLRDGSGNGRPGVAGAGDPVAEGAGA
- a CDS encoding TetR/AcrR family transcriptional regulator, translated to MTQHPTAEEKRPANDGPKAAARNRAALIAAAREVYAEHGLDAPLSGIARRAGVGQGVLYRHFPDRAAVANAVLEENVREVEQAAAAAGATLAGVLGVLTWHLTESAAFIGLLHADRTGGRPDGIHASASALSERVERSLREHLPDGHRLGASDDLVLAVAMVSGAVTGPTRAERERRALAAWRLLGVEVGPLRPFDG
- a CDS encoding molybdopterin oxidoreductase family protein, with the protein product MSADRAPDQRAVAPEAAVRTHCAYCALQCGTLLRRSGRAVEVEPSPDFPVNRDGLCQKGWTAPAVLTAPDRLRTPLVRGPGGALAPAGWDDALDLVVSRLERVRERYGPDAVGVFGGGGLTNEKAYALGKFARIALGTSQIDYNGRFCMSSAAAAGNAAFGLDRGLPFPVTDLADADVVLLAGANPAETMPPLMRHLVRPRLIVVDPRRTRTAEQAALHLRPAPGTDLALALGLLHIAVTENHLDKEYLDTRTTGIDAAWRCALPWWPERVEQVTGVPVEDQRTAVRMLAEAGRRHLLTGRGVEQHSKGTDTTAAFINLALALGLPGRPGSGYGCLTGQGNGQGGREHGQKADQLPGYRMITDPAARAHVAGVWGVDPDSLPGPGRSAYELLDALGTADGPRALLVFGSNPVVSAPNAGHIARRLASLDLLVVADLVPSETTELADVVLPVAQWAEEEGTMTSLEGRVLRRRAALAPPPGVRTDLEVLHGLAVRLGQPAHRFPTEPRTVFDELRRASSGGRADYAGISYERLDAGEALYWPCPDTADGNHPGTPRLFLDRFAHADGRARLAPVEHRDAAETPDARYPLHATTGRVLAQYQSGAQTRRVPALMAAAPEAHVEIHPGTAAHYGLGDGELARVTSARGSTVARVRLVRTLRTDTVFLPFHFPGAGRANLLTGPALDPVSGMPEFKVCAVRVEPCREYTA
- a CDS encoding NAD(P)/FAD-dependent oxidoreductase translates to MTTPHIPDPEELEALRQRYRIERERRVRPDGNRQYRATDAEFGYYADDPYTEPTEREPLHDTVDVAVVGGGFGGILAGARLRQRGVERIRIVEKGGGFGGTWYWNRYPGVHCDIESHVYLPMLDETGYVPEWKYSPGEEIRRHAVRIAEKFSLGPDALFSTGVTSLTWDEESEAWIVATDRGDAFRATYVVTATGTLSEPKLPGIPGIEEFEGHTFHTSRWDYAYTGGTPEGGMTGLAGKRVGVVGTGATGIQVIPKLAEDAGHVLVFQRTPSTVDVRANRRTTAHDVGADREGWARERRDNYLRIVSGESADRDLVADSWTRSAVLLEKLLPSFRRRGDRQAFEAAYEAADAAKMNELRARVAESVTDPGTAEKLKPWYRYACKRPAFSDAYYPAFNRPNVTLVDTADTHGIERVTAHGVVVGDATYGLDCLIFATGFSVGTSGILSGKLPVHGRGGTQLLHRWAQEGPRTLHGFTSNGFPNLIQMGTLQNASSVNFTHILDEQAVHAAALVAAAEAEGAVIEPSREDEDAWIAALAEDAPDHEWFHAECTPGYYNREGRGRPNGPNAYPDGAFAFHELLERWREKSVGTILRAKASAGGGGS